The genomic segment CAGCGCACTACTCGGTGGCCCAGGTTGCCGAACTGGTGGACGCGCTAAATCGAATTACCGATGAGCGCAGTCGGACGAATCGAAGCCTGGCAATGATTGCAAGGGAAGCTCGCGGGGAGACAAGTCCCCATAAAGTCCCCATGCAAATGAAAAACGGCTAGACGCTTTCGCATCTAACCGTTTGATGTACTGGCGCGCCCGGCAGGATTTGAACCCACGACCCCTTGGTTCGTAGCTCACCCTGCAAGCGTAACTTATTGTTTTAACTAAATACTACAGCGCCGCCCGTTCCCCATTTTGCGCTGTTTTGCCCGCTCTTGCTCCCTCCAGTCCCCAAAATCTCCCCGAGCAGTGGGGCAGGGCCGCTCGCGGTTGATCGGCGACGTTGCAGGTCAGGGTTCCCGGCAGGAATGTGTCTTATCAGTTCACAGATGGCTTCTTCGCCATGGTGTACCCCTGTGAAATAACTTCCATCAATCGAGTTAAGCCGACTTCCTGGTTTTCGCTGCTGAAGGCTTTGCCTTGCTCGTTGATGCCTTGGGAGCGCGTTCGGTTGCGGTCGATCCCGCTGACTTTCGAGTCGTTCTTCCCCCCAAGATGGAACCGGCATAGGCTGATTTTTGCCGGTTGGCTTCCTTCTTCACGAACGTGCCGCCCGGGATGCTGATGAAATCCAGCGCGGCGCGTGTAAGTAGGCCGGACCTGGTATCGCCGCGGCGCTTCGCCGCTATATCGATTTTTTGCAGCGCCCGCTTTGGGATGGTCACGTTGACGCGCTCGGCTGGGCCGAGCAGATCTTCGATATCGACGTCGACGAATGCCCAGGTGCCGCCAGCGTAGTCTTTATTTGTATGGTGCTCCTCGATCGATCGCGCGTCGGCGACATCGCCGCCGCTCTCGGTGACCAACTCGAGATGCGCAAAGATCGCTTCGCGTGCATTAGCGAACGCCTCGTCGAGCGTATCGCCGGCGGAAAAGCAGCCTGGAATATCGGGCACGGTCACGCCGTAGGCGGAGCCCTTTTCCTTGTGAATCACTACCGGGTATCTCATTTTCTCTACCTCTCTGGTCTTACCGGCTTTGTCCTACCTGTTCTGTACTGCCTGACTCCAATTACCTTACTTTAGCCCGGCCACCTTCAAAATGTTGTTCACTGTACCGATTGGAAGGTCCTTTTTTGGGTGCGGTACCGTAATCACTTCTTTGCGATCCGGGTGCTTGAACTGATGATAGCTGCCGACAATCCGGACTTCAACCCAGCCGGCCTTCGTTAGCATCTTGATCAGTGCTTTGCTATGCATGATGTGTATCATACACACTGACACGTGATTGTCAAAGACGACTTAGTGGGGATTCTTGTTGCTGGCGTGCAACTATCGAACACAGATGCTTGAATGGTTGGCGACGTAGTCTAAGATTACCGGTATGCGAAGGCTCAATGACGATATCGGCGTGACGATGCGAAAGTCCATGCGGTGAACGAGCACATGCGGCGCAAACGTGTCCGAGCCACAATGGACACCACCGTACTGCAAGCCGCCTCCCAAGAAGGATTGGAAGATGCATCGCTCGGTGACCTAGCAAGGATTGCGTGCAGCGTTTCGCGTTCTATGGAGGTGAACTATGTCTACCGTTATGGAATGCAAGCCTCAAGGGGGAAACGATCAGAAAAAGCTCAGTCCGCCATGAGATTGTCGATTCCTGCAATGTCCGCCCGCCGAGCAATAGGGACCGCTCCGTAAATCTCTGGTACCCGATCATCCCGGACACGCCGTACCAGCATATGCTCGACATCTCGATCTCCGCGCCGTGGCCTTGGATGGTCCGCCGGGAGCCGGAGCACGGGAACTTGATGCTGCACGCTCATACCAGAGGGCTCGACAATGTAGAGGCTAGGTTCCAGATTCGATATCTGGTCGAGCGCACCGCGGTTACCCATAGGGTGCATCCCGACTGCGTCCGGCCGCTGCAATCCTCCGCGCTGTTCGAGCGCTGGCTGCGTGCCGAACAATTCGTCGACGTCGACGACAAAACTCATAAGTTGGCCCTCGAGGTGGTCGGCGCCAGGACAAACATGCTCGAGCAGGCGAGGCTGGTCTATGACTATGTCGCCAGCACTATGACCTATGACGCCGCACAGCAGTCATGGAAGGGAAGCACCGAGCACGCACTGGTGTGTTCGGCCGGAAACTGCAACGACATTCACGCGCTCTTCATTTCCCTGTGCCGCTCTCTGGGGATTCCGGCGCGTCTGATCCTCGGGCAGGCGTTCGAATCCCCACCTCTCGGACACGATGTATGCGAGCTATGTGGCTACCATTGCTGGGCGGAGTTCTTCGCACCCGGGTTCGGGTGACTTCCCGTCGACGCATCCTGCGCGTGCAAGTACGGCAAGCATCAGCTATTCGGTGACTTGGAGATGAATCACGTTGCCTGGTCCAAGGGACATCGTGTTGAGTCCCGCGCGTGAAGGCCGGCCCCTGCTCTTCTTCGCCGGCCCCTACGCCGAGCTCGACGGCTTGCCCCTTCCGCCCCTGGACCGGCATATCCGCTTCAATGAGATTTAATGGTGACCAAGCGCAGCGATGCGTCCGATCGGCCGCCCGCAATGTGGCAGGTGGGTCGATACCTCGTCATGTGGGTGATTGTTCTCGTTGGAATCGTGTTCCAGTATTTGCCTGCCGCCGCGGGCGAGAACCCCACGACGCAACCGGTGGATGCGGCTAAGCAACACGCGCACACCAATCACCTGATCGATTCCAACGACCCGTATTTGCTTTTGCACGCGCACAACCCGGTGGACTGGTACCCCTGGGGAGCTGAAGCACTCGTCAAGGCGAAGCGCGAGAACCGGCCGATCTTCGTGTCTATCGGCTACAGCACGTGCTACTGGTGCCACGTCGCGGAACGGATCATCTATTCCGATCCGGAAATTGCCAAGCTGATGAATGAATGGTTCGTCAACATCAAGGTCGACCGCGAACAACGTCCCGACCTGGACAGCATCTATATGTTGGCGACCCAGTTGATCACTGGGCGTGGGGGTTGGCCCAATAACGTGTTTCTGACACCGGACTTGAAGCCTTTCTATGCCGGAAGCTATTTTCCGCCGGCTGACGATGAGTTAGGCCGGCCAGGATTCCCCACTCGGCTCAAAGCTCTGCACGAGGCCTGGGTGAATCGGCCGCAGGAGGTGTTAAATCAGGCCGACAAGGTCTACCAAGCGATGCTTGAGGCGCGCAAGCGGACGGCGGCGGAAACGATGGCGTCAATCAGCCCGACGGATTGGTTGAGCAGCGCACGCGAGGCGATTCTGCAGGATTACGATGCAACCTATGGCGGCTTGGGTAGTGGCCCCACGAAATTTCCCCGCGAACCTGCCTTGACCCTGCTGCTGGCGGACCGCGAGATCAGTCGCCATCCGCAAGCATTGGCGGCACTCACGAAGACGTTGGACGCGATGGCGCTCGGCGGCATTCACGACCATCTGAGTGGCGGTTTCCACCGCTATAGCACGGAGCCGACTTGGTCGATTCCGCATTTCGAGAAGATGCTGTATGACAACGCCCAATTGCTCGGGATCTACGCGGAGGCCTATCGAATAACGCACAACGCGCTTTACCGGCAAGTAGCCGAGGACGTGGCGGACTATCTTTCGCGGGAAATGATGGCCCGGGGTGGCGGCTTCTATGCAGCGCAGGATGCCGAGGTCGCTGGCCGCGAAGGTATTAGCTATCTTTGGAACCAAAGAGAGATCGAATCGATCCTGGGCGAGGAAGCAGCCAAGCGTTTCTTCCTGATCTACGCCCTGACGCCGCTTCCGGAGCCCCATGGCAACAGCCTCCTTGCTGGCGCCGAAGGGGGAGTGCTGCGCGTACGCATGCCAATCGCCGAGGCCTTGCAACGGAGCGGCGGAAACAACATCAGCCAGGTGCTAGCTTCCTTGGCGCCGGCACGTGCCCAGTTGCTCGAGGCGCGCAATCGGAGGATTCAGCCTGCGCGCGACGAGAAGATTATTGTCGCCTGGAACGGCATGACGATCGTTGCGCTCGTTCAGAGCGGGGCTATATTGCAGAACGAGCGCTTCATCGGACTGGCGAAGCAGACGGCGGACCGGCTCTGGCAACAGGCCTTTGATCCGAAAACCGGCGAATTGAAACACGAGCTGTTTGGGGGGCGTGCTCAAATTCACGGTTACCTGGATGACTATGCATTGCTGGGGATTGCCTTTCTGAGCTTGGCGGATGCGACCAAAGAAGGCGTTTGGCGGGATCGCGCGGCGCAACTCGCCAATTCGATGCTGCGCCGTTTCTTGCAGGGCGACACCCTGACTACATCGATGGCAGCCAGCGATCTGCTCATCCCGCCACTGGATGACGGCGACCACACTGCTCCTACCGGCACCTCGGCGGCGATCGAGTTACTTGTGCGCATGCATAGAGTAACCCGCAATCAGGAATACGCCGATGCGGCGCTGCGGGTCGTGACGCGCTTGAGCGGCATGCTGCAGGAATACCCGAGCCAATGGCCCAGCGCAGTCGCTGCCCTCAACCGCTATCCTCTGCCGGTGCGCAGCGTTGCGAAGCGGGACACTCCGTCTCGATTGGCCCGCACCCCGTCGGCTCTGCCGGGCACTGCAGAACACGTCCACGCGGTCGGCAAGATACGCAGCACCGGAAATCACGACGAAATCAGGGTCACCGTCGTGATCGACGAGGGCTATCACGTTAACGCCAATCCCGCGACGTTCGACTATCTCATCCCCACCAGCCTGTCGGTCGACGGCGTGCCCGATCTGCGAGTCGAGTATCCGGCGGCAACGCTCATCAAGCCCCAGTTCGCCCCGGACGGGTTAAACGTGTACGAAGGCTCGATCTCGTTGAAAGGCGTGGCGCCAAAAGGGACTCTGCTGCGCCATGATCCGATCGTCGCCACGCTAAGGGTTCAAGCCTGCGACGACGAGGTATGCCTGCCCCCTTCGACGTTGTCGCTCAACATAAAACGCCCGTGATAGGTCTAGCCTCGCATGGCCTGCCGAACCCCGGGCGTCTGACAATTTCTTCATCGTACCGACGATTCGGCTCAAACTGCTCTTTCACCACCTACGCGCCCGCCGATAGGGTGGTGATGATAGGGCAGGACCGTGGCCGTTTGCCGTCTTCGCATTCGGCGATAAGGTCCTTGAGCAGACGGCGCATTCGACCAAGGTCGGACATCCGCGTCTCGATGACGGCAAGTTTGTGCTGCGCCAACAACCGTGTCTCCCGACAGCTCTGGCCGTCCTCGAGCAGGAGCAAGCCTTTCACTTCTTGCAACGTGAAGCCGAGTTGTTGCGCCCGCTTGATGAAACTTACGCGCCTCGCGACCGACGCTCCATAGCGCCGATGCCCACCCAGCGGCTTGTCCGGCTCGTCGAGAAGGCCGCGCCGCTGATAGTAACGGATTGTCTCGACGTTCACCCCTGCTGCCCGGGCGACCCGTCCGATCGTTAGTCTTTCTTCCATGAATTACCTCTTGATTCCGGACCATGGTACGGCATCTATGCTACTCCCGAGCCTCTCGACTTTTGGAGTTATGGACATGGTCGTACTTACTGGAAGAGGCACGCTGATCGCGGGTATCCTGGCCGCCATCGGGGCGTCGGTGTGCTGCGTTGGGCCGCTCGTGTTGTTGACGCTTGGCATCAGCGGCACATGGGTGGGTAGCCTGACGGCGATGGAGCCGTACCGGCCCGTCTTTATCGGGCTGACACTGCTGTTTCTCGGACTGGCCTTGCGCAAGCTCTATCTGCAGCCGCCGGTGTGCTCACCGGGCACACCTTGCGCCGATCCGCGCACGATCAAGCGCCAGCGGGTGACGTTCTGGATCGTCACCGTTCTGCTGCTCGGTCTGCTTGCGGCGCCCCTGGCCGCCCCCTTGCTGTACTGATCGGAGAAATCATGAAGCACCTACTCGCTGCAATTGCTGCTCTCATCATCACGTCGACTACGCCGGCTTTTGCGGGATCTCCCGAAACGGTCGTGCTCGATGTTCAGAACATGACTTGTCCCTTGTGTCCGATCACCGTCAGGAAGTCGCTGCAAAGGGTGGGCGGTGTCGTGGGTGCCGAGGTGGACTTATACCAACGTACTGCAACGGTGAAGTTCGACCCGGATAAAGCCAACATCGCCACACTGGTCAAGGCGACCACCAATGCGGGATATCCTGCGACGGTTCGCAAGTGAGCGTTTGATGAGCACGCTCATTCTTGAGTCCGTTATCACCTGCCCGCAGTGCGGCTTCCAGAAACAGGAAGTCATGCCTACGAATGCCTGTCAGTTCTTTTACGAATGCGCGGGATGCAAGACGCTACTGCGTCCCAAGGCAGGGGATTGCTGCGTATTCTGTTCATACGGGTCCGTCAGTTGTCCGCCGATCCAGGAAGCTCGAAGGTGTTGTTAACAGCAGATATTCGCAAAACACTCGCAGCAAAGTGCCAGACGTGATGCGCTGTCAAGTTGAACAGGAATTGAGGCAATGATTTAGATACCTGAGACGAGTCCGCCAGCAGTCGCCCGGCTCAGGCCTTAGCAGAGCGTTGCAACTCCCGCACTCGTAAATAGCACGGAAACGCGTCGGTGGGCATGGTCTTCGCGTTGGCAAAGCCACAGCGCGGACTGGTCAGCAAAGTTTCGAGCACGACCGCGGTCACGGCCGGGCTACTTGTGGACGGTGGACGGATAACCCGCGTCGGTGGTGGCCTTAACGAGAGCCTGTGTCGTTGCCTTGTCCGGGTCGAACCTGACTGTGGCGGTCTTCTTGTCGAGATCGACTTTCGCATCAGCGACGCCGGGCACTCTTTCCAGCGCCTTCCCGACCGTGATCGGGCAGAGCGGACACGTCATGTTCTGAACATCGAGCACGACCGTCTGCGGCGGGCCCGCCAGGACTGTGAGCGGGAGCAGGGCGAACATTAGAAGCGGCAATAGTTGGCGCATGGATTTCCTCTCTCCCTTAATTAGTAGAACCACGGCGCCAGCCACGGCACCGCCAGCAGACCGAGCAGCAGGGCCGCGACCGTCCAGAACGTCGCGCGCTGGCGCTTGATCGTGCGCGGATCGGCGCAAGGCGTGCCCGGCGCGCACACCTGCGGCTGCAGATAGAGCTTGCGAAACGCCAGCCCGAGAAACAGCAACGTCAGGCCGATGAACAGGGGTCGATACGGCTCGACCGCAGTAAGACTCCCAACCCAGGCCCCGCCGATGCCGAGCGCCAGTAGAACCAGCGGGCCGACGTAGCACACCGACGCGCCGATCGCGGCGAGCGCCCCAGCAATCAATGAGTTTTTCGCATCCAATGCGGCCATCTTGATCTTCTGCGCTCCAGATCAACTATCCCAGGTCACGCGCTGTTTGAGCAGGTCTTCGACCTTGCGCGTTCTCTCGGGCGAGTCGGTAACAATGCCGAGGCTGCCGTTGCGAAGCGCGATGACCACAACCGTGTAGCCATCCTTGGTACGGGGCTTGGATGTCGCCGACATCCGCTTCGGAATCAAGATCAACGTGGCGGTGCCATACGGCGTTTGTACCAGGATGTGTTGGGCCACCACACCATCGATCAGGCAGTCACCCAGGTGGCGCACCGATCCAACGGGTTGGTGGATCTGTCCGCCGTAACGAGCCATGGCCTGGTCGAACTTGGCCGGCTCGAAGTTGGCCGTGTCCCTGAACACCTCGGGTTCGGCGACGACATGAGCGATAAAGCGGTCGGCCGGTTCGTTGTGCTCACTCGGCAGGTTGAGCGCGATAGCCACTATCACTGACAGCACGAAGGCGGCCACCAAAACATGGGCGGATCGCCGCCCGCTTAGGGCGCTTTGGCGCAGCCCGAACGAGTTCCGCATCACCTCTAACATACGGCTCGCCCAACCAGGGCGCTGATGTCGCACGAGGATCTGCTCGGCCAGCCCCTCGGGGACGGCGAGGTGCACTGCCTCGTGCAGGCGCCGCTCGAATTCATCGATCTCGCGGGCAAATACCGCGCAGGCCGCGCAGCCACGGACATGCTCGATCAGCTCGGTGCTCGCGTCGTGGGGTACAGCCAGCTTGGCGCGACGGAAGGTCAGGCATTCCATTTCTTGGCTCCCTCAAAACCGCTTTCATTGCCTGTGTTCACCAGCCGCCGCAGCGTCTGGCGCGCCCGACACAGCCTCGTCATGACGTTCTGCTCGGTGATCCCCAGCATGTTTGCGATTTCCTTGCCGTTAAATCCGCCCAGCAACTGCAATACCAAAGGCTCTCGATAGATCTCGGGCAGGCTCTCCAGGCATTGCTGCAGCTCAACGCGCTCGCTTCCGCTGGTTACCGTTGCGGGCAGCTCATCGAGCTCGACTTCCAGCGTATCCAGCTGCTTGCGCTGGTAGGTGCTCGCGTGTTTGTTGCGCAAGATGCTGAACAGCCAGGCTTTCGGCGCACCCTGGTCGCGCAGGCTCTTGCGTGCGTTCCAGGCCGCAGCGAAGCACTCCTGAACCAGATCCTGAGCCTGCCAGCGGTTGCGGCACAGCCAGAACGCGAATCGATACAGGTCTGATGAATACGCTCGCACCATTCTCTCGAATTGACTTGAGTCCATGAGCGATCGGCCGGCTGGAATCCGTTTCTAAAGTTTATAAACGCTGCCCCGCCCAATGCTCGGAGCCCTCGAGCCGGTCGCTATGGTGCCGGGGGCGAATACGGTATTCCCGCGAATACGTGACGATCTCATGCTGTCCTCTGCAAACAGACAACGTCGGCTAACACTGAAGAAGCCGCCGCTCGGGCGGCGATCAGCAGGGCCGGATCTGCTTTTCATGTTGTGCTAGATAGCGGGCTTCCGAAGCAGTAGACAGGGACTGTGGCCGAAACCTTACGCTGAATCGGGTGGCAAGAATAATAGTGCGCCTGGGTCGTAAGGATTTCGGTTCTGGCCGAGTCTTCTCTCCAGAACGGGCGACGTGCCTGTTCTCAACCCAACCATACCAACCAGGAGGATTCATGAAACACTCGAACTTAATCGTCCACTCCGCCATCGCCAGCCTGCTCGCCGTCGGGCTCACGGCGGCCGGCAGCGCCTATGCGGAAAAGGAGGGGATGGAGAAATGTGCCGGCATCGCCAAGACGGGTAAGAACGACTGTGGCACCGGCAAGCACTCCTGCGCCGGTCAGGCCAAGGCCGACGGTGGCGACGAATGGGTGTACGTTCCCAAGGGCATCTGCGAGAAGATCGCCGGCGGAATGGTGGTCGCTTCCAAGAAGTGACACTACAGTAGAGTCGAATGACGCAACGCGCCGCACCAGCGCCGCGCGTGAGCGCAACGATCCCCGTTGCGGCGGGGATCGGTTTGCGCGCGCCGCACTATTGCGAGATTATCGACAGTCGCCCGCGCGTGGGCTGGTTTGAAGTGCACAGCGAGAACTACTTCGGCGCGGGAGGTCAGCCGCATGCCTTCCTGGAACAGATTCGCAGTCGCTATCCGCTGAGCCTGCACGGTGTGGGCCTCGGGCTGGGCTCTACCGAAGCACTCGACCTTCACCACCTCGGCCGCCTCCGCCGTCTAATCCAGCGCTACGAGCCGGGCCTTGTCTCCGAACACCTGTGCTGGAGCGCCGCGGGCGGGCGCCATCTCAACGACTTGCTGCCGCTGCCCTACACCGAGGAGGCGTTGGCGCACGTCTGCACCCGCGTCGAACAGGTACAGGATTACCTCGGGCGCCGGATCCTGATCGAAAACATATCGAGCTATCTGCGGTTTCGCCACTCCACCATCCCCGAATCGGCGTTTCTGGCCGAGGTCTCGCGGCGCAGCGACTGCGGTCTCCTGCTCGATGTCAACAACATTTACGTCAACGCGATCAACCACGGGTTCGACCCGACCGACTACTTGGCGGCGATCCCCGCGGATGCAGTCCAGGAGATCCACCTTGCCGGATTTGACCACAGCGGCGCCTGTCTGATCGATACGCATGGCACGCCGGTTTCGAGAGAAGTCTGGGCGCTCTACCGCGACACCATTCGGCGCATCGGCCCGCGTCCGACGCTCATTGAGTGGGACGCCGACATTCCGGCATTCGCCGTGCTGCTCAGCGAAGCGCGCAAGGCGGCCGCAGTCCTGGAGGAAATCCATGCTGTCGCTGTCTGAGGTCCAGCGTGCCATGGCTGCCGCAATCATCGAGCGCCAGGAAAACGCGCTGCGCGATTGGATCGTCGCGCCCGTGGACCTTGATGCCGCCGGCGCCCTCGACGTTTACCGCAACAATGTATTCGGTAATTATCGCAATGCCTTGCGGGACACTTATCCCGCGATCCGGAATCTCGTGGGTGACGCATTCTTCCATCGCGCCGCCGATGACTACGCCTCAAGCCAGCCGTCGCGATCAGGGGATCTCAATGACTTCGGCGGCGAGTTCGGGGGTTTCCTGGAGGCGTGGGCCCCGGCGGGTGGTCTGATTTATCTCCCCGGCGTGGCGCGGTTGGAGTGGGCGATCGAGCGCGCTTTCCACGCCGCCGACGCGCTGCCGGTGGATCTGCACCGCCTGGCCGAAGTTCCTCCGGAAGGGTTGCTCGGTCTGCATTTCGAGCTGCATCCGGCTTGCTGCGTGGTGTGTTCACCCTATCCGATTTGGCGAATCTGGCAGGCGAGCCAGCCTGGATTCGCCGGCGACCAGCAGGTGGCCCTGACCGAAGGCGCGGACCAGTTGCTGGTAACCCGCCGCGGCACCACAGTTGAGATCGAGCCCGTCTCGAACGGCGAGCGGGCCATGCTCGAAGCATTCGCGGCGGGCACGTCCCTGCAGCAAGCCCATGCGTGTGCGCTCGCGGCCGAGCCCGGCTTCGATCTGGGCGCATTCCTCCGGCACCATGCGCTGGGAGGAACACTTGTTGGATTTCACACCCCGACAGAGGAGTGAATCATGGTCAAGCGCTTAGCGCGCGTCGTATGCAGGGCGATGAACGCGCTCGATGTCCTCGCGCCTGTGTTCGATCTCCTTGTTCGGCTCTACGTGGCCCAGGTGTTCTTCAAGTCCGGGCTGGTGAAGATCCAAAGCTGGGACTCGACTTTGTCTTTGTTCGAGAACGAGTACACCGTAGCGCTTTTGACTCCTGACCTGGCGGCCTGGCTTGCCACCGCAGCCGAACTGTGTCTGTCGCCCCTCATCGCACTGGGTTTGGCGGGACGGTTTAGCGCCTTGGCCCTGTTGGTGCTGAATGTGGTCGCCGCCATGTCGTACCCAGACATCAGCGAATCCGGGATCAAGGACCATATCCTCTGGAGCTGGCTTCTCGCGATGCTGGCTTTGCATGGACCCGGGGTGTTCTCTCTGGACTTCGTGATCAAAAAACGCTTCTTTGGAACCACTGTCCGACCCGCCTTGATTGACCCGAAGAGCCACCTATTCGCTCCGGTGCCACGAGAGACGAGAACCGGGGAATAGGATCGGCGCGTCGCGCGACCAAATTACTTCGATGAAGAATGTTTGATGCTTTCTTCCAGAAGTTTTTTAAACCGCTGCTTGTCTCCCGTAATTCTTCGGGGGAGCACAGCGTATGCTTTCTTCACGTGGCCATTGGGAAAGTATTTTAAAGGCCTTACGTCGGAATCTTTGAATAACACGTCGAGAACTTTCGGCGGCAGTCTGAGGGCGGTGCCAAAACTTCCGCAAGAAATGAAAATTTTCCCATTGATGTACCCAGTGACTGCGCCGAAGCAATTTTTGAATTCCAATCGGTGTGTTGCGGCAAGCCGTGGTCTGGCTTCTCTTAGCAGTGCCGTCATTTCATCCAAATATTGAACGTTTTTCATGAGAATTGGCAACCTATCGTAGGAGCAAGCCCTCTACCCTGCAAAGGAGACCCCTGCTGGCTATATCGGCAATATCGAGAGCCGCAATAGGTAATGCCGGCCCACACCGCTCCGAGCGTTTTGCAACAAGGCGTCAGGCCAAATCGCGCAAGAATTTCAGAAGAAGCGGTGTATCGAAAACTGAAACGTTGAAGCGCATCCAGGCGGACCGCTCCAGATGCGGCCGGAATACGGCGCCCGGCGCGAGAATGATTCCCTTCTTGTACGCGCGGTTCGACAACTCTGCTGAATCCTCGATCTGGGGAAACCGGGCCCAGACGAACATTCCAGCGGAGGGCTCGACGAAGACCTTCATGCCGATTTCTTCCATTGTCTTCAGAGCGTGCGTAC from the Betaproteobacteria bacterium genome contains:
- a CDS encoding DoxX family protein — encoded protein: MVKRLARVVCRAMNALDVLAPVFDLLVRLYVAQVFFKSGLVKIQSWDSTLSLFENEYTVALLTPDLAAWLATAAELCLSPLIALGLAGRFSALALLVLNVVAAMSYPDISESGIKDHILWSWLLAMLALHGPGVFSLDFVIKKRFFGTTVRPALIDPKSHLFAPVPRETRTGE